A stretch of the Nicotiana tabacum cultivar K326 chromosome 6, ASM71507v2, whole genome shotgun sequence genome encodes the following:
- the LOC107816154 gene encoding putative membrane-associated kinase regulator 6, translated as METSQSLSIESFSYSWLVDLGDSFRASMDASDDYETAFIEMDPTLPPSKRFFNVNPQDLNFDFPTSESPLTLVHADELISNGFLMPLFVKKPMKLESDYDVISSDSIPNSPTSSVTQNDSLSSRRVNRCVSLRRCRTLSRRILLKYLDFLRPFCQKIRRCRLGRCRSEKEVKKWEYSPATSPRTSVAYSVDNWRRSCDSESSIYEAVLHCKRTIGKRTE; from the exons ATGGAAACATCACAGTCGCTTTCTATTGAGAGCTTTTCATATAGTTGGTTAGTAGATTTGGGAGATTCTTTTAGAGCATCTATGGATGCATCAGATGATTATGAAACTGCTTTTATTGAGATGGATCCTACACTTCCTCCTTCAAAGAGATTCTTTAATGTTAATCCACAAGATTTGAACTTTGATTTTCCAACTTCTGAATCTCCTTTAACTCTTGTTCATGCTGATGAACTCATCTCCAATGGTTTCTTGATGCCTCTTTTCGTCAAGAAGCCGATGAAGTTGGAATCTGATTACGATGTTATTAGTTCCGACTCCATCCCAAATTCTCCGACATCTTCAGTCACACAGAACGATTCACTTTCATCTAGGAGGGTGAATCGTTGTGTATCGTTGAGAAGATGTCGGACTTTGTCCAGGCGAATTTTGCTCAAGTATTTGGATTTTTTGAGGCCTTTTTGCCAGAAAATAAGAAGATGTAGACTTGGTAGGTGCAGAAgtgaaaaggaagtgaaaaagtGGGAATATTCTCCAGCAACATCTCCAAGGACAAGTGTGGCTTATTCTGTTGATAATTGGCGCAGGTCTTGTGATTCTGAAAGCTCCATTTATGAAGCAGTTCTACATTGCAAAAGAACCATTG GGAAGAGAACTGAATAA